One genomic segment of Desulfonatronum thioautotrophicum includes these proteins:
- a CDS encoding DUF2156 domain-containing protein, with amino-acid sequence MPPTPILPDFHPISLRGQERYLALLAQCPQKTSDYSFANILGWAEEYGLEWCFDNQLVWLRQQRPQLVYWAPVGTWDNVDWEEHEPDLLPALFHRIPEELTRIWRQRFGERMILTEARGQWDYLYSVQDLIELKGNRFHKKKNLLRQFQRKHQAVYHPLDLNCVERVLEMQSNWCTWKECVDSHALEAENSAIKRVLMEWDHIPGLMGGVLEVGDEIIAYTVAEALTANTVVIHFEKGHTAYKGVYQAINNLFLVHAASEFTYVNREQDLDDEGLRKAKLSYNPSRFLKKFEVRFVSG; translated from the coding sequence ATGCCACCCACACCCATTTTACCAGATTTTCACCCCATATCCTTGCGGGGCCAAGAACGCTACCTTGCTCTTTTGGCCCAGTGTCCCCAGAAAACATCAGACTACAGCTTTGCCAACATTCTCGGTTGGGCCGAAGAGTACGGCTTGGAATGGTGCTTTGACAACCAACTGGTCTGGTTGCGACAGCAACGGCCGCAACTTGTGTACTGGGCGCCGGTGGGCACCTGGGACAATGTGGACTGGGAGGAGCATGAACCGGATCTGCTTCCGGCCTTATTTCACCGCATTCCAGAGGAGCTCACCCGTATCTGGCGGCAACGATTCGGAGAGCGGATGATTCTGACCGAGGCCCGAGGGCAGTGGGACTACCTGTACTCCGTTCAAGACCTGATCGAACTGAAAGGCAACCGTTTTCATAAAAAAAAGAATCTGCTTCGCCAGTTCCAGCGCAAACATCAAGCTGTCTACCACCCCCTGGATCTCAACTGCGTGGAGCGGGTTCTGGAAATGCAATCCAATTGGTGTACCTGGAAGGAATGTGTTGACTCTCATGCCCTGGAGGCCGAAAATTCGGCCATCAAACGCGTCCTCATGGAGTGGGACCACATTCCCGGTCTGATGGGCGGGGTCCTGGAGGTGGGCGACGAAATTATTGCCTATACCGTGGCCGAGGCACTGACCGCGAATACTGTGGTCATCCACTTTGAGAAAGGCCACACCGCCTACAAGGGCGTTTACCAGGCCATCAACAATTTGTTCCTTGTCCACGCGGCAAGCGAATTCACCTACGTAAATCGCGAGCAAGACCTGGACGACGAGGGCCTGCGCAAGGCCAAGCTGTCCTATAATCCAAGCCGTTTTCTGAAAAAATTCGAAGTTCGGTTTGTCAGCGGGTGA
- a CDS encoding Crp/Fnr family transcriptional regulator has translation MPEDIVAVLSQSPVFQGLPESQLRALARIADPITYNPGDLIFSEGEDAAGFFFVVAGQVKISKISFEGKEQVLHFVGPGEIFAEVPVYSGGTYPANAEALRESRTFFFPRQAIRRLLANDPNLAMNMLADLSRRLRQLTRLVENLSLKESPARLAAYLLHASEELMRGDQVELDVTKGQLATLLGTTPETLSRTLKKMSETGQIQVQGRTIKLLDKPGLEQMAAG, from the coding sequence ATGCCTGAAGATATTGTTGCAGTGCTCAGCCAAAGTCCTGTGTTTCAGGGACTTCCCGAATCACAGCTTCGGGCCCTGGCCCGGATCGCCGATCCCATAACCTACAACCCCGGAGACCTGATCTTCTCTGAGGGCGAAGACGCTGCAGGTTTTTTTTTCGTGGTCGCGGGACAGGTGAAAATCTCCAAGATATCATTCGAAGGCAAAGAGCAGGTGCTGCACTTCGTCGGCCCAGGAGAAATTTTTGCCGAGGTACCGGTCTATTCCGGAGGAACCTACCCAGCCAATGCAGAGGCACTTCGCGAATCGCGCACGTTCTTTTTTCCCCGCCAAGCCATCCGGCGCCTCCTGGCCAATGACCCAAACCTGGCCATGAACATGCTGGCTGATCTCTCCCGGCGGTTACGACAACTGACCAGGCTGGTGGAAAATCTGTCTCTCAAGGAGAGCCCGGCCAGGTTGGCCGCCTACCTCCTGCATGCCAGCGAGGAGCTGATGCGAGGCGACCAGGTGGAATTGGACGTGACCAAGGGCCAGCTGGCCACCCTGCTGGGAACAACCCCGGAGACCCTCTCCCGGACCTTGAAGAAAATGTCTGAAACCGGTCAAATCCAGGTCCAGGGCCGCACCATCAAGCTGCTGGACAAGCCCGGACTGGAGCAGATGGCCGCGGGGTGA
- a CDS encoding WbuC family cupin fold metalloprotein produces MGRRFSPLATISGHRRFTSCGREMLRQKAADANRNTRLREIHVLHQDDADPLHRMLNALQPGTYARPHRHLDPPKSEGFVILQGTAGIVLFEEHGEEISEEYILLDQARGELIADVRPGVWHTLLALAPDTVLYEVKPGPYSAVTDKDFAPWTPGADSDAAGEYLGDLERRFRDALGLD; encoded by the coding sequence ATGGGCAGGCGTTTCTCTCCATTGGCTACGATTTCCGGGCACCGACGCTTCACCTCCTGCGGCCGGGAGATGCTGCGGCAAAAGGCCGCGGATGCGAACCGCAATACCCGGCTGCGTGAAATTCATGTTCTGCACCAGGACGATGCCGATCCGCTGCATCGAATGCTCAACGCACTGCAACCCGGAACCTACGCCAGACCGCACCGCCATCTCGATCCGCCCAAGTCCGAAGGGTTCGTGATCTTGCAAGGTACTGCCGGCATCGTGCTGTTCGAGGAACACGGCGAAGAAATTTCTGAGGAATACATCCTCTTGGATCAAGCGCGGGGCGAGCTGATAGCCGACGTCCGGCCCGGCGTCTGGCATACGCTACTGGCCCTGGCTCCGGACACGGTGCTGTATGAGGTCAAACCCGGCCCGTATTCCGCGGTGACGGACAAGGATTTTGCCCCATGGACGCCGGGTGCAGACAGCGATGCAGCGGGCGAATATCTTGGTGATCTGGAACGTCGCTTCAGGGATGCCTTGGGCCTGGACTGA
- a CDS encoding peptidase U32 family protein — translation MPLTSFRPELLAPAGNLAKLRVALRYGANAVYLGGPTLSLRSGTGGFDRDAVAHGVELAHAAGVQVYYCLNAFPLETDLTAVRETLVMLDALPPGQRVDGVIIADPGVFALARKFLPNTPVHVSTQANTGNSAAVAFWQELGATRVNLARELTLRDLRQIRRAVPDMELELFVHGAMCLALSGRCSLSAHLNARSANKGSCTQPCRFNYRPHAQAMVLEEQLRPGDILWEVLEGEDFTAFFSPRDVCLVKYLPWLCRNRINALKIEGRMRSAAYVALACDVYRTALDDFGRGCFQPSQYLHELGMALHRPMDSGFFLPGAPAATAKRWDCLGTKTMVGHLQRQEVPGQWLTQVLDRWNAGEPVEVVLPGLRRPVLRPGEYGLENERGDSLELAHPGQRVMLRCDHPECYEDIFIRQTQSVATGRNRGTTR, via the coding sequence ATGCCGCTGACCTCTTTCCGTCCGGAGCTGCTGGCTCCCGCCGGCAATCTTGCCAAATTGCGTGTTGCGCTCCGCTACGGCGCGAATGCCGTTTATCTCGGCGGGCCGACATTGAGTCTTCGTTCCGGCACGGGTGGTTTTGACCGGGATGCTGTTGCTCATGGCGTGGAGCTCGCTCATGCCGCAGGCGTTCAGGTCTACTACTGCCTGAACGCCTTTCCCTTGGAGACTGATCTGACGGCTGTCCGGGAAACCTTGGTGATGCTTGATGCATTACCTCCCGGTCAGCGTGTTGACGGGGTGATCATCGCTGATCCCGGAGTATTTGCCCTGGCCCGGAAGTTCTTGCCGAACACACCCGTACATGTCAGTACCCAGGCCAATACAGGCAACAGCGCGGCGGTGGCGTTCTGGCAAGAGCTGGGGGCGACGCGGGTCAATCTGGCTCGGGAACTCACTCTCCGCGATTTGCGTCAGATTCGACGCGCCGTGCCGGATATGGAACTGGAGCTTTTCGTCCATGGGGCGATGTGCCTGGCCCTTTCCGGACGGTGTTCCCTCAGCGCCCATCTTAACGCCCGCTCGGCGAACAAGGGGAGCTGTACCCAGCCCTGTCGGTTCAACTACAGGCCCCATGCCCAGGCCATGGTTTTGGAAGAGCAGCTACGGCCTGGAGATATTCTCTGGGAGGTGCTGGAAGGGGAGGATTTTACGGCTTTTTTCAGCCCTCGTGACGTGTGCCTGGTCAAGTACCTGCCCTGGCTCTGTCGTAACCGGATCAATGCCCTGAAAATCGAGGGGCGGATGCGCTCCGCGGCCTATGTGGCTCTGGCTTGTGATGTCTATCGAACAGCATTGGACGATTTTGGCCGGGGTTGCTTTCAACCCAGCCAGTATTTGCATGAGCTTGGCATGGCACTGCACCGGCCCATGGATTCGGGATTTTTCCTCCCGGGTGCGCCGGCCGCAACGGCAAAACGCTGGGATTGCCTCGGCACCAAGACCATGGTCGGCCATCTGCAACGTCAGGAAGTGCCAGGGCAGTGGCTCACCCAGGTTCTGGATCGCTGGAATGCTGGGGAGCCGGTGGAGGTGGTCCTCCCTGGTCTGCGGCGTCCGGTATTGCGCCCAGGGGAATACGGACTGGAAAATGAACGGGGAGACTCGCTGGAACTGGCCCATCCCGGGCAACGCGTGATGCTTCGCTGTGATCACCCGGAGTGCTACGAGGATATCTTTATCCGCCAGACCCAGTCAGTGGCCACCGGGCGGAATCGCGGGACGACGCGATGA
- a CDS encoding PHP domain-containing protein has product MPGIDLHTHSTASDGSLSPTDLMLAAKHADLQAIALTDHDTTGGLDEAAAVAADIGLEFIPGCELSVVSPNGNMHILGYWIPMGPSALSDTLRFLRDRRHERNHLIMAKLKALGMDISYDEVLAVSGGDAVGRPHIAQVMHAKGFVQHVSDAFKDYLGSEGKAYVPKEKLGPRQAIELLKSVGATVVLAHPFLLGLEGADLRGVLKQLKEFGLDGVEAYYTMHRPDQTLLYLGIAQDLNLLVAGGSDFHGAVKPDVQLGRGFGNLFVPYSVLEAMKLRRNELGLPV; this is encoded by the coding sequence ATGCCTGGAATCGACTTGCACACCCACTCAACGGCTTCGGATGGCAGCCTTTCGCCCACGGATTTGATGCTGGCGGCAAAGCATGCCGATCTGCAAGCCATTGCCTTGACAGATCATGACACCACCGGCGGTCTGGACGAGGCCGCGGCAGTTGCCGCAGACATCGGGTTGGAGTTCATTCCCGGATGCGAGCTGAGCGTTGTCTCTCCCAACGGCAACATGCACATCCTGGGCTACTGGATTCCCATGGGCCCCAGCGCACTCAGCGACACATTGCGATTCTTGCGGGACCGACGTCACGAACGGAATCACCTGATCATGGCCAAGCTCAAGGCTTTGGGCATGGATATTTCCTATGACGAGGTCTTGGCCGTGTCCGGAGGCGACGCAGTGGGACGGCCGCATATTGCCCAGGTGATGCACGCCAAGGGTTTTGTCCAGCATGTCAGCGACGCCTTCAAGGACTACCTCGGTTCCGAAGGCAAGGCTTACGTGCCCAAGGAAAAATTGGGACCCCGCCAGGCCATTGAGCTTCTGAAATCCGTGGGTGCAACCGTGGTTCTGGCCCATCCGTTTCTGCTTGGACTCGAGGGAGCTGATTTACGCGGAGTGCTTAAACAGCTCAAGGAATTCGGCTTGGATGGGGTTGAGGCCTATTATACAATGCATCGGCCGGACCAGACGCTTCTGTATTTAGGCATTGCTCAGGATTTGAATCTTCTGGTGGCTGGTGGCTCCGATTTTCACGGTGCTGTCAAACCGGACGTTCAGTTGGGCAGGGGATTCGGAAACCTGTTTGTTCCCTATTCCGTGCTGGAGGCCATGAAGTTGCGCCGAAACGAGCTCGGCCTGCCGGTCTGA
- a CDS encoding flagellar protein FlaG, with translation MRVENTLEPRSIVPEGPQVVPVSSQMENGKLDVLHRGKGHGGERQRDSGENIGNALLEAMDLAEEHLKGTGLNIRLKTAEKSERLQVEVFDPETKEVLRRFPPDEIIRLAESLDEMAGLIVNRSF, from the coding sequence ATGCGTGTAGAAAATACGCTTGAACCCCGGTCAATTGTACCGGAGGGGCCACAGGTCGTGCCAGTTTCCAGCCAAATGGAGAATGGCAAGCTGGATGTGCTTCATCGCGGTAAAGGTCACGGTGGAGAGAGGCAAAGGGACTCTGGTGAAAACATCGGGAATGCCCTGTTGGAAGCCATGGATTTGGCTGAGGAACACCTCAAGGGAACCGGTCTGAATATTCGCCTGAAGACTGCTGAGAAGAGCGAGCGGCTGCAGGTGGAGGTGTTTGATCCGGAAACCAAGGAAGTGTTACGCCGTTTTCCTCCGGATGAAATTATCCGATTGGCCGAATCCCTTGATGAAATGGCCGGCTTGATCGTCAACAGGTCCTTTTAA
- a CDS encoding flagellin → MSLTINNNLMAQNAARNLSEAYGRLGTSTQRLSSGLRINSAADDAAGLAIRELMRAEISSMRQGIRNANDAISMIQTADGALAVIDEKLIRMKELATQAATGTYNSDQRLIIDSEYQAMASEITRIANATKFNGIYLLNGNISSPATNSADWGIGINDGEGRHDGSGLSSRGPLKIHFGPSNSSAEDYYYIAIGNSTASALGVGNASDRTRAYGPNVEASGGFSISTQQGAQQALDALENAILSKDNIRASLGALQNRLANTITNLSIQAENLQAAESRISDADVALEMTEFVRNQIITQAAVAMLAQANALPRMAMQLISG, encoded by the coding sequence ATGTCTTTGACAATCAACAACAATTTAATGGCGCAGAACGCCGCCAGGAATCTTTCCGAGGCCTATGGCAGACTCGGAACATCCACCCAGCGGCTTTCTTCAGGGTTGCGTATCAATAGTGCCGCGGACGACGCCGCCGGGTTGGCCATCCGCGAACTGATGCGCGCGGAGATTTCCTCCATGCGTCAAGGCATCCGTAATGCCAACGACGCCATTTCCATGATCCAGACCGCGGACGGGGCGTTGGCGGTCATTGATGAAAAGCTGATCCGGATGAAGGAGCTGGCCACCCAGGCAGCCACCGGCACCTACAACTCGGACCAGCGCCTGATCATCGACTCGGAGTACCAAGCCATGGCCTCGGAAATCACCCGAATCGCCAATGCCACGAAGTTCAATGGGATTTATCTGTTGAACGGCAATATCTCATCCCCTGCAACGAACTCCGCTGACTGGGGAATCGGTATCAACGATGGCGAAGGCAGGCACGATGGGAGTGGATTGAGTTCTCGAGGCCCCCTGAAGATCCACTTCGGTCCCTCCAACAGCAGTGCAGAAGACTACTATTATATCGCCATTGGTAATTCCACGGCGTCTGCGCTGGGTGTCGGCAATGCTTCAGACAGAACAAGGGCGTATGGGCCAAATGTTGAGGCAAGTGGCGGCTTTTCAATATCCACGCAACAGGGAGCCCAGCAGGCCCTTGATGCCCTGGAAAATGCCATCCTCTCCAAGGACAACATCCGGGCCAGCCTTGGCGCCCTGCAAAACCGCCTGGCCAACACCATCACTAACCTGTCCATCCAGGCGGAAAATCTGCAGGCCGCGGAGTCGCGGATTTCCGATGCGGACGTGGCCCTGGAGATGACCGAGTTTGTTCGCAACCAGATCATCACCCAGGCAGCGGTCGCCATGCTCGCCCAGGCTAATGCCCTGCCGCGAATGGCCATGCAGCTCATCAGTGGCTAG
- the rnc gene encoding ribonuclease III, translating into MDGFAQVQKHIRYAFGDVALLTQALSHSSFANESPGRGQSNERLEFLGDAVLELCITEELYVRYPDANEGQLTTFRAMLVNEAVLAELSRKLRIDQALFLGRGEENQGGRQRQSLLSDAFEALLGAIFLDGGYFESRRWVREQFDGLWPRQVEIAMDKDHKTKLQELTQQHSRDRPTYFLEGSSGPEHERTFHVLLKLPTGEEFRDSGSSVKKAEQNAARQALSFFRHE; encoded by the coding sequence ATGGATGGATTTGCTCAGGTTCAGAAGCATATCCGGTATGCATTTGGTGATGTTGCGTTACTGACGCAGGCCCTGTCGCACAGTTCTTTTGCAAACGAGTCACCCGGAAGAGGCCAGAGCAATGAGCGCCTGGAGTTTCTGGGGGACGCGGTTCTGGAGTTGTGCATTACCGAGGAGCTCTATGTCCGCTATCCGGACGCCAACGAGGGGCAGTTGACCACGTTTCGGGCCATGCTGGTGAATGAAGCTGTTCTGGCGGAATTGAGTCGGAAGTTGCGGATTGATCAGGCCCTTTTCCTCGGTCGCGGAGAGGAAAATCAGGGAGGCCGACAACGTCAGTCGCTGTTGAGTGACGCCTTCGAGGCACTGCTTGGGGCGATCTTTCTGGACGGTGGGTATTTCGAGTCCCGGAGGTGGGTTCGAGAGCAATTTGATGGGCTATGGCCAAGGCAGGTGGAGATTGCCATGGATAAGGACCACAAGACCAAGCTTCAGGAATTGACCCAGCAGCACAGTCGCGACCGGCCAACGTATTTTTTGGAGGGCAGTTCAGGGCCGGAACACGAACGAACGTTCCACGTTTTGCTGAAGCTGCCAACCGGGGAAGAGTTCCGGGACTCGGGCAGCAGCGTCAAAAAGGCCGAGCAGAATGCCGCCCGCCAAGCTTTGAGTTTTTTCAGACACGAATGA
- a CDS encoding phosphotransacetylase family protein — MVGIYVGSTSGYSGKNLIAMGLGLKFQKDGLNVGYIKPVGAVPVEKDGKMGDEDAFFVQDVLGLKEDPEIVTPVLVTEDFKTKAFGGLTHDLMGDIKRSYETISKGKDVTIVAGSGSMYSGKYCNVDAVEVVRTLGIKSIVIDRYAKELNYDYLVVLKDALGDQFVGTILNDIPADYMDEVKNRLTPFLERSGVKVLGVLQRDPLLGAVQVGELAQRLGGKLVTAKDKADRVVENFLIGSMQVENFMTHFRKNKNTAIIMGGDRSDVQLVALEGECPCLILTGNIYPNDIILTRAEVKEIPIIIVRDDTFTMSKKMDAILSRLKLRDMVKIQQGAQVVSNNVDVSYIKEQLGLK; from the coding sequence ATGGTCGGTATTTATGTGGGCTCGACGTCCGGCTACTCAGGCAAAAATCTGATAGCCATGGGGCTTGGTCTCAAATTTCAAAAAGACGGCCTGAACGTCGGCTACATCAAGCCAGTGGGCGCCGTTCCCGTAGAAAAAGACGGCAAAATGGGCGATGAAGATGCATTTTTTGTGCAAGACGTTTTGGGGTTGAAAGAGGATCCTGAAATCGTCACACCAGTATTGGTTACCGAGGATTTCAAAACCAAGGCCTTTGGGGGGTTGACCCACGATCTGATGGGAGACATCAAGCGCAGCTACGAAACCATCAGCAAGGGCAAGGACGTCACCATCGTTGCCGGCTCCGGGAGCATGTATTCCGGCAAATACTGCAACGTGGACGCGGTGGAGGTCGTGCGCACCCTGGGCATCAAGTCCATTGTCATTGACCGCTACGCCAAGGAGTTGAACTACGACTATCTGGTGGTGCTCAAGGATGCCCTGGGGGATCAATTCGTCGGGACGATTCTCAACGACATTCCAGCCGACTACATGGACGAAGTCAAGAACCGACTGACGCCTTTCCTGGAACGCAGCGGAGTGAAAGTTCTCGGCGTCCTGCAGCGTGATCCGCTGCTTGGCGCGGTCCAGGTGGGTGAATTGGCCCAGAGGCTTGGGGGCAAACTGGTCACGGCCAAGGACAAGGCTGATCGCGTCGTGGAGAACTTCCTGATCGGCAGTATGCAGGTCGAAAACTTCATGACCCACTTCCGCAAAAACAAGAATACCGCCATTATCATGGGCGGTGACCGTTCCGACGTCCAGTTGGTGGCCCTGGAAGGAGAATGTCCCTGCCTGATCCTGACTGGGAACATCTATCCCAACGACATCATCCTGACACGAGCCGAGGTCAAGGAAATCCCGATCATTATCGTCCGCGACGACACCTTCACCATGTCCAAGAAGATGGACGCCATCCTCTCCCGCCTCAAGCTGCGCGACATGGTCAAGATCCAGCAGGGCGCCCAAGTCGTCAGCAACAACGTCGATGTCTCCTACATCAAGGAACAGCTCGGTTTGAAATAA
- the rnhA gene encoding ribonuclease HI, whose protein sequence is MSEQNMTRIYTDGACLGNPGPGGWGAVVIEDDQRRELSGGYGLTTNNRMELLAVIEALSLLAGRAAVELYTDSKYIHDAVEKGWLAKWKRNGWRTADKKAVKNQDLWLQIDALLSKHDVHFHWVRGHSGNPENECCDKLAGIAAQGRNLPKDSGYAR, encoded by the coding sequence ATGAGTGAACAGAACATGACCAGGATCTATACGGATGGCGCCTGTCTGGGCAATCCCGGACCAGGTGGATGGGGGGCCGTGGTCATTGAAGATGATCAGCGAAGGGAATTGTCCGGCGGCTACGGCCTGACCACCAACAACCGCATGGAGCTGCTGGCGGTGATTGAGGCCCTGAGTCTGCTTGCGGGGCGTGCCGCAGTGGAACTGTACACCGACTCCAAGTACATCCACGATGCTGTTGAAAAAGGATGGCTGGCCAAATGGAAGCGCAACGGGTGGCGGACAGCGGACAAAAAGGCAGTCAAGAATCAGGATCTTTGGCTGCAAATTGATGCGCTGCTCAGCAAGCACGATGTACACTTCCATTGGGTCCGCGGCCATTCCGGCAATCCGGAAAATGAATGCTGCGACAAGCTGGCCGGTATTGCAGCCCAGGGGAGAAATTTGCCAAAGGATTCAGGGTACGCAAGGTAG
- a CDS encoding TPM domain-containing protein, whose translation MPFGVRRDSPPWEGLVRALGIVFVFMGVIWLFWKHNQRTIEMLDTHQVVVDRGGQLTEEQKRSVRDLSRALKSSFGLDLQLVVTTDTLPRPMVDTKTIHIGIYPEGEAVLVVLPPIVERALGQGFTRYLQDSHFEPYWADGNWRRGLGEALSLIWEALNSPEGEGGVSWNRERQSPENYDYRGVVRDEGSVQ comes from the coding sequence GTGCCGTTCGGGGTTCGGCGGGACAGCCCTCCCTGGGAGGGATTGGTGCGCGCCTTGGGCATTGTTTTTGTGTTCATGGGTGTGATCTGGTTGTTCTGGAAGCACAACCAGCGGACCATCGAGATGCTGGACACCCACCAGGTGGTTGTGGATCGCGGAGGTCAGCTGACCGAGGAGCAAAAACGCTCCGTTCGGGACTTGTCCCGGGCACTGAAGTCGTCTTTTGGCCTGGATCTGCAACTCGTTGTGACCACGGACACCTTGCCGCGGCCCATGGTGGACACGAAAACCATCCATATCGGCATCTACCCGGAGGGCGAAGCCGTGCTGGTGGTGCTGCCACCTATTGTGGAAAGGGCTTTGGGACAGGGCTTTACGCGGTATTTGCAAGATTCGCACTTTGAGCCGTACTGGGCAGATGGAAACTGGCGGCGTGGCCTGGGAGAAGCGTTGAGTTTGATTTGGGAAGCCCTGAACAGTCCGGAGGGCGAAGGCGGCGTGAGCTGGAACAGGGAGCGTCAATCTCCAGAAAACTACGACTACCGAGGGGTGGTGCGTGATGAGGGATCGGTTCAATGA
- a CDS encoding phosphomannomutase/phosphoglucomutase, which translates to MRIKQEIFRAYDIRGIVDHDFNEEWVEILGKACGTFFLQRGQRQAVVGHDCRHSSPGYQKAMIKGLLSAGVDVLFINMVPTPLFYYAVKKFNRQAGVMITASHNPPEFNGFKVWSGAGTIHSSDVQELYAIMTQGKFSVGQGIATEHDVVPAYLEELSAQVHLPTPIRVVVDGGNGAGGLICAEVLRRIGADVVELYCEPDGNFPNHHPDPTREENNVDLRTKVLETGAHVGIGLDGDADRIGSLDETGRMIYGDRLLAIFARQVLQGRPGGTVIGEVKCSHLMFQDIADHGGKPIMGQTGHSLIKAKMQETGAVLAGEMSGHMFFADRYYGFDDALYAALRLTEIIGQRPDKPLSTYLSEWPPIFSTPEIRMDCPEEIKFAVVERAQAYFRDRYDVVDVDGVRIVLPDGWGLLRASNTQPILVLRFEAESESRLQEIRALVEDPLKQWIAELEK; encoded by the coding sequence ATGCGGATCAAGCAAGAGATATTTCGGGCCTACGACATCCGAGGGATCGTGGACCACGACTTCAACGAGGAGTGGGTGGAAATTCTGGGCAAGGCGTGCGGGACGTTTTTTCTACAGCGGGGGCAGCGCCAGGCGGTTGTGGGTCACGATTGCCGGCATAGTTCCCCGGGCTACCAGAAAGCAATGATCAAGGGGCTTCTGTCCGCGGGAGTCGATGTCCTGTTCATCAATATGGTGCCCACGCCGCTATTTTATTATGCGGTAAAGAAGTTCAATCGTCAGGCCGGAGTGATGATCACGGCCAGCCACAATCCTCCGGAGTTCAACGGGTTCAAGGTTTGGTCCGGGGCCGGCACGATTCATTCCAGTGATGTTCAGGAACTGTACGCAATCATGACGCAAGGCAAGTTCAGCGTGGGGCAGGGGATTGCCACGGAACATGACGTGGTGCCAGCATATCTTGAAGAACTTTCGGCACAGGTTCATCTGCCCACACCCATTCGGGTCGTGGTGGACGGAGGCAACGGTGCCGGGGGCCTGATCTGCGCCGAAGTGCTGCGCCGAATTGGCGCGGACGTGGTGGAGCTTTATTGTGAACCGGACGGAAATTTTCCCAATCACCACCCGGATCCGACTCGCGAGGAGAACAACGTGGACTTGCGGACAAAAGTCCTGGAAACCGGAGCCCATGTGGGCATCGGGCTGGACGGTGATGCGGACCGTATCGGCTCCTTGGACGAAACGGGCAGGATGATCTACGGGGACCGACTTTTGGCAATTTTTGCCCGACAAGTTCTGCAAGGACGTCCCGGGGGAACGGTGATCGGGGAAGTGAAATGCTCGCATCTCATGTTTCAGGATATAGCCGATCATGGCGGAAAACCGATCATGGGCCAGACCGGCCACTCCCTGATCAAGGCCAAAATGCAGGAAACCGGGGCGGTTCTTGCCGGAGAGATGAGCGGACACATGTTTTTCGCGGACCGCTATTACGGATTCGACGACGCCCTTTACGCCGCGCTGCGCCTGACGGAAATTATCGGGCAACGCCCGGATAAGCCGTTGAGCACATATCTGTCTGAGTGGCCGCCAATCTTTTCCACCCCGGAAATTCGCATGGACTGTCCGGAGGAGATCAAGTTTGCCGTGGTGGAACGTGCGCAGGCCTATTTTCGGGATCGATACGATGTCGTGGATGTGGATGGCGTACGCATTGTCCTGCCGGATGGGTGGGGACTCCTCCGGGCCTCCAATACCCAGCCAATCCTGGTGCTGCGCTTTGAAGCCGAATCCGAGTCGCGTTTGCAGGAAATTCGCGCTCTGGTGGAGGATCCTCTGAAGCAGTGGATTGCCGAGCTTGAAAAATAA